From the genome of Candidatus Tectomicrobia bacterium:
CATGGTCCTAGTTCGCCTTCGGCCGGAGCGAGCGCATGTAGGCCAGGATGTTGGCCATCTCGGCCCCGCTCAGGGTGGGCCAGGTGAGCTTCGCCTCGCGCGCCATGGACACCATGGTGGGGGCGTGGCGGAGCATCCGGCCGGCGAACTCCTCCTCGCCCAGCATGGAGGCGGCCACGGGGGCCAGGTCGGGGCCCAGGCGCCCGCCCTTGCCCACCGGCCCGTGGCACTTCTGGCAGGTGGCGCCGAAGAGGATGGCGCCCAGCCGGGCATCGCCCTGGAAGGCGTAGGAGGAGCCGCCCCGGACGTTCAGGGAGTGGAGGTAGGTGAAGAGGTCGGAGAGCTCGCTGTCGC
Proteins encoded in this window:
- a CDS encoding cytochrome c, giving the protein MRLRIALLAVSILCALALPWPSAGGAAERPLKEQVEAGRHLFDARGCSTCHAVKGRGGQEVRGKLRGPDLTRVTVYASALLGASVMWNHVPLMEEAMREQGLAWPLFRDSELSDLFTYLHSLNVRGGSSYAFQGDARLGAILFGATCQKCHGPVGKGGRLGPDLAPVAASMLGEEEFAGRMLRHAPTMVSMAREAKLTWPTLSGAEMANILAYMRSLRPKAN